The proteins below come from a single Saccharopolyspora sp. SCSIO 74807 genomic window:
- a CDS encoding acyl-CoA desaturase produces MTAATSVAPEAPSADTGPKPLTAGDRPRVAQFFVYLFVTVPTLAVIAAVPFAWGWGLGWVDVGLAAVFYVISGLGVTVGFHRHFTHGSFKAKRGLRAALAIAGMTSLQGPVITWVADHRRHHAYSDRDGDPHSPWRFGSSPAALAKGFWYAHMGWLFERAFTNEDRFAPDLRKDSALVRLNSLFVLWTALSLVLPAVLGGLLTWSWWGALTAFFWAGLVRVALLHHITWSVNSICHMIGERPFKSRDKAANFWPLAIVSFGESWHNSHHADPTCARHGVLRGQLDISARTIWAFEKLGWAWKVRWPNEKRLARIAVTEHKG; encoded by the coding sequence ATGACAGCAGCAACGAGCGTTGCGCCCGAGGCGCCCAGCGCCGACACCGGACCGAAACCGCTGACCGCGGGCGATCGGCCGAGAGTCGCACAGTTCTTCGTGTACCTGTTCGTCACCGTGCCGACGCTGGCCGTGATCGCTGCCGTGCCGTTCGCCTGGGGCTGGGGGCTGGGCTGGGTCGACGTGGGGCTCGCCGCGGTCTTCTACGTGATCAGCGGGCTCGGGGTCACCGTCGGCTTCCACCGGCACTTCACGCACGGCTCGTTCAAGGCCAAGCGCGGGCTGCGCGCTGCGCTGGCGATCGCGGGCATGACCTCGCTGCAGGGCCCGGTGATCACCTGGGTCGCCGACCACCGCAGGCACCACGCCTACTCGGACCGGGACGGCGATCCGCATTCGCCGTGGCGGTTCGGCAGCTCGCCCGCGGCGCTGGCCAAGGGCTTCTGGTACGCGCACATGGGCTGGTTGTTCGAGCGCGCGTTCACCAACGAGGACCGGTTCGCCCCGGACCTGCGCAAGGACTCCGCGCTGGTGCGGCTCAACAGCCTGTTCGTGCTGTGGACGGCGCTGAGCCTGGTGCTGCCCGCGGTGCTCGGCGGGCTGCTGACCTGGTCCTGGTGGGGCGCGCTGACCGCGTTCTTCTGGGCCGGTCTGGTGCGGGTCGCGCTGCTGCACCACATCACGTGGTCGGTGAACTCGATCTGCCACATGATCGGCGAGCGGCCGTTCAAGAGCCGGGACAAGGCGGCGAACTTCTGGCCGCTGGCGATCGTGTCGTTCGGTGAGTCCTGGCACAACTCGCACCACGCCGATCCGACCTGCGCCCGGCACGGGGTGCTGCGCGGGCAGTTGGACATCTCGGCGCGGACGATCTGGGCGTTCGAGAAGCTGGGCTGGGCGTGGAAGGTGCGCTGGCCGAACGAGAAGCGGCTGGCCCGGATCGCGGTCACCGAGCACAAGGGCTGA
- a CDS encoding TetR/AcrR family transcriptional regulator yields the protein MTGEERRQQLLDVARALFAEKGFEAASIEEIAHRAGVSKPVVYEHFGGKEGVYAVVVDREMRNLLDLVVSALSAGHPRALLEQAATALLEYIDNSTDGFRILVRDSPVASTTGTFSSLLNDIASQVEHILGLQFSAKGYDAKLAPLYSQALVGMVALTGQWWLEVRKPKKEEVAAHLVNMAWNGLSHLEHKPKLGNWR from the coding sequence ATGACCGGTGAGGAACGGCGCCAGCAACTGCTCGACGTGGCGCGGGCCCTGTTCGCGGAGAAGGGGTTCGAGGCGGCCTCCATCGAGGAGATCGCGCACCGGGCCGGGGTCTCCAAGCCGGTCGTCTACGAGCACTTCGGCGGCAAGGAAGGCGTCTACGCGGTCGTGGTGGACCGCGAGATGCGCAACCTGCTGGACCTGGTCGTCTCCGCGCTGTCCGCCGGTCACCCCCGTGCGCTGCTGGAACAGGCGGCCACGGCGTTGCTGGAGTACATCGACAACTCCACCGACGGGTTCCGCATCCTGGTGCGCGACTCGCCGGTGGCCAGCACGACGGGCACCTTCTCGTCGCTGCTCAACGACATCGCCAGCCAGGTCGAGCACATCCTCGGGCTGCAGTTCAGCGCGAAGGGCTACGACGCGAAGCTGGCGCCGCTCTACAGCCAGGCGCTGGTGGGCATGGTCGCGCTGACCGGCCAGTGGTGGCTGGAGGTGCGCAAGCCGAAGAAGGAAGAGGTCGCCGCGCACCTGGTCAACATGGCCTGGAACGGGCTGTCCCACCTGGAGCACAAGCCCAAGCTGGGCAACTGGCGGTGA
- a CDS encoding Uma2 family endonuclease, protein MCDDLNTMSSALAYTGGPPYALADWESLDEDPGGNRVELIGGHFKVTPAPSYAHQAISDELRLLLRQALRREERSDLVAVSALGISVVEGMGFVPDISVVPAQSDGTIKVAASEVLLAVEVVSPRTRKDDRMVKPEAYAQAGVPFYWRVEPMPGAPPAIFCFQLDKGEYAESAVVESGRPATVKAAPVDVDLDVDVLYEQIFGAWSR, encoded by the coding sequence GTGTGCGATGATCTGAACACTATGAGTAGTGCACTCGCGTACACCGGCGGTCCGCCTTACGCGCTGGCCGATTGGGAGTCGCTCGACGAGGACCCGGGCGGCAACCGGGTGGAGCTGATTGGCGGACATTTCAAGGTGACTCCTGCGCCCAGCTACGCCCATCAGGCGATCAGTGACGAACTCCGGCTGCTCCTGCGGCAGGCGTTGCGCCGCGAGGAACGTTCGGACCTCGTGGCGGTGAGCGCGTTGGGAATCAGCGTCGTCGAGGGCATGGGGTTCGTTCCGGACATCAGCGTTGTTCCCGCGCAGAGCGACGGCACGATCAAGGTGGCGGCGTCCGAAGTGCTGCTCGCGGTGGAAGTCGTCTCGCCGCGGACGCGCAAGGACGACCGCATGGTCAAGCCCGAGGCGTACGCGCAGGCCGGAGTTCCGTTCTACTGGCGGGTCGAGCCGATGCCCGGGGCGCCGCCCGCGATCTTCTGTTTTCAGCTCGACAAGGGAGAGTACGCCGAGTCCGCAGTGGTGGAGTCCGGTCGGCCCGCCACGGTCAAGGCCGCTCCGGTGGACGTCGATCTCGACGTCGACGTGCTGTACGAGCAGATCTTCGGTGCCTGGTCACGTTGA
- a CDS encoding sorbosone dehydrogenase family protein codes for MRTVRFAAFAVTLLLAACSAPDGTPSEAAARAPEPAALGVEVVAGGLTHPWDIGFLPDGTALIPQRSGKLGLLTGNRPGAQVRPVRADFSDVFARGEGGLMGLLVHPDFASTRQFLTCQTYQENGRPVDVRLINWRLSEDGSSAQRVGPPLLTGLPVNQGGRHSGCRPALAEDGSLLVTTGDAADPGAAQDRSGLGGKVLRMDLRTGEPLPDNPFANSPDPAERLIYTYGHRNAQGIAPRPGGQVVVAEHGPDRDDELNVLVPGRNYGWDPSRGGSSDSYDESVPMTDLRRFPDAVPAVWSSGDATEAVSGATFLTGPQWGELDGMLAVPALKGSKLLLYRLEPNGAVQEVLIPSELDGTHGRLRAARQGPDGALYVTTSNGENDQVLRISST; via the coding sequence ATGCGCACAGTCCGGTTCGCCGCTTTCGCCGTGACCCTGCTGCTCGCTGCGTGCAGCGCTCCGGACGGCACGCCATCGGAGGCCGCCGCGAGGGCGCCGGAACCGGCCGCGCTCGGCGTCGAAGTGGTCGCGGGCGGGCTGACGCACCCTTGGGACATCGGCTTCCTGCCGGATGGCACCGCACTGATCCCGCAGCGCTCCGGCAAGCTCGGACTGCTCACCGGCAACCGCCCGGGAGCGCAGGTCCGGCCGGTGCGGGCCGACTTCTCCGACGTGTTCGCGCGCGGCGAGGGCGGGCTGATGGGCCTGCTGGTGCATCCGGATTTCGCCAGCACGCGGCAGTTCCTGACGTGCCAGACGTACCAGGAGAACGGGCGGCCGGTGGACGTCCGGCTGATCAACTGGCGGCTCTCCGAAGACGGCAGCAGCGCGCAGCGGGTCGGGCCGCCGCTGCTCACCGGGCTGCCGGTGAACCAGGGCGGCAGGCACTCCGGTTGCCGCCCCGCGCTGGCCGAGGACGGTTCGCTGCTGGTGACCACCGGTGATGCCGCGGACCCCGGAGCCGCGCAGGACCGCAGCGGCCTGGGCGGGAAGGTGCTGCGAATGGACTTGCGCACCGGAGAACCGCTGCCGGACAACCCGTTCGCGAACTCGCCGGACCCGGCCGAGCGGCTGATCTACACCTACGGGCACCGGAACGCGCAAGGCATCGCGCCGCGCCCTGGTGGTCAGGTGGTCGTCGCCGAGCACGGTCCGGATCGCGACGACGAGCTCAACGTGCTGGTCCCGGGCCGAAACTACGGCTGGGACCCGTCGCGCGGCGGCAGCTCGGACTCCTACGACGAGTCGGTGCCGATGACCGACCTGCGGCGGTTCCCGGACGCGGTACCCGCGGTGTGGTCGTCCGGCGACGCGACCGAGGCGGTATCCGGAGCCACGTTCCTCACCGGCCCGCAGTGGGGCGAGCTCGACGGGATGCTCGCAGTGCCCGCGCTCAAGGGCTCGAAGCTGCTGCTGTACCGGCTGGAACCCAACGGCGCAGTGCAGGAAGTCCTGATCCCATCGGAGCTCGACGGCACGCACGGCCGTCTCCGCGCCGCACGCCAAGGCCCTGACGGTGCCCTCTATGTCACGACGTCCAACGGCGAGAACGACCAGGTGCTGCGCATCTCGTCAACGTGA